The stretch of DNA attttatgtagggcagcagaaacaatttaaaaacctGACTTTAATTTTTGAGCACCATGGCATATGGcaaaattttaagatgttttctttttaaaaactaaatgacACTTTAGGGCAATAAGAACCCTTAAGTGTGAGGGATATCACATTTCACTGCCCCCTCCCAAGTGATGCAAGGACCTATTTCTCTCTTCAAAAAGATTTGATAGCAAATCGCTTGAAAGGGGGTGAGGCTTACTTTTTTTGAAAGCCAGTTTTTATGGTTTTCAAGGAAAGCATCTCTCCTGCTTGAtgaactttttagaaaaatggtaacaggTTATTCTATTAGCACATAAAGTGCAAAGATACtgcttgcttttaaaataattattttattggcTTCAATCTAACTTGTGGTCCTTTCGGAGAAAATGAGGCACCCATGTGGACTGCATTCTGCACCGGAAGGAGAACTGCTGTTTAAAAGATATGGTTTATTCAGCCGCTTCCCCCTGGACAGATGCTGTCTGTTCTGCCCTGCCAGTGTATCTcggagaagcaaaagttagaatcaTTGCCCGATGCCCCTCCCCCTCCGTAGATCTAATTGGAAGTGGCAGATCTAGAACCGATGAGCAGTGAGATTACACTtcgagctgactcctttgaaccATGCTGAAAAGGATTCCATGAGCTAAAAAGTCGAGGTAAGACGGTTCCTTTGGGGAAAGATGTATTTTAACTTCACCTGGTGTTTGGCAACCAATAGGATTTTAATATCCTTTCTCATTCCGTCTACTGTCTGTGCGCCCTCCGCGAGCGCTCGGCAGATTGAGTGCCTTCCCAAATAAGAAGTTTCCACCATCCTGTCCTCGAGCACGATGGAGGCCATACATCTGttcaccccctcctcccccagagaGCAGCCCGGCGCTCTTCCAAGGGAGGAGGTAAGAAAGTGTTTGGATGCTGGAAGGGACGCGGTGTGCAGTGAGAGAATGCTTTTGAAGTTGGGGGCTCCCCCTCCCCTCGCCTTTTGCTCCCCAGAGGGGTCCCCCAGCCCAGGGCCGCCTGGCGCCCTTCGGCCGCGTGCCGGCGCACGCTCTCCGCAAGGCGCGTACTGGGAACGCTAGGCGCTGCGCGCGCAGGCCGGCCGCAAACTTTCTGCAAGTGCAACTTGGGCATCCCGGGGGAGGCGGGGACGCGGGGCTCCGGGGGAGGAGGGGGCGCGAAGCGAAAGCGAAGGCGGCCGCGAGCGCTGGGGCGGGTGCCCGCTGGGCCGAAGGCCGGAAAGGGAGCCAATCGGGCAGCCGCGCCTGCTGCCAATCACGCGGCTCCCTCCAATCCCACCCTTGCCATTTCCAAAATCTCGGTCCCACTGTGCAGCTCCGAGGTGGTGTCCGCTCGGCCAATCGCTGGAGGACTGAGTGGGAACGGGAATGAGCGGAGTTAGGAGACCAAGACAAAGAAGTTAAAGAGCGCCTAACATATACATGTTTTTGAGGGCGGGccgaggggggaaaaaagtaccCCCAGGGAGGGTCCGTGGGTCTGATTGTGTCGCTCTGATGGAGCCCCCTTTGAGCAAGAGGAACCCGCCCGCGCCGAGATTAGCGGATCCGGCCGCGGCTCGCGCCTGGCCGCTGCAGAACATGACAGGCTTCCCGGCGCTGGCCAGCGCGCCCGCCCACTCCCGGGTCCGCGCCGCGGCCGCGCACCTCCGCCTGCGGGACCCGGTCGCTGACCCCGGCGTGGTTCGCGCTCCGCTCAGACCGGAGCACATGGCCCAGGCGAGCGCGCCCGGCCCCAGACCTCCCTCCCAGGCGCTCCCGGCGCCGTCCGAGTCCCCGGCGGCCAACGCCCGCGCCGCCGCCTCGGCCGTGCACCCCGGCGCCCGCACCGCCCCCGGCGTCGGGGGCGCCCGCGGCGGGCCGtcccccgcgcccccgcccccggcccctcctcctcctcccccctcccctccgccccctcctcctccccctcctccccccacccctcctcctcctgccctctcgggctacaccaccaccaacagtggcggcggcggcagcagcggcaAAGGCCACAGCAGGGACTTCGTCCTCCGGAGGGACCTTTCCGCCACGGCCCCCGCGGCGGCCATGCACGGGGCCCCGCTCGGAGGGGAGCCGCGCTCGGGCCCCGGCTCCCCCCAGCACCCGGCCCCGCCTCCCGCCTCGGGTGGCATGTTCATCTCGGCCAGCGGCACCTACGCGGGCCcggacggcggcggcggcggcggcgggggcccGGCGCTCTTCCCCTCGCTGCACGAGCCGCCGGGAGGCCCCGGCGGCCACCCGCACCCGCTCAACGGCCAGATGCGCCTGGGGCTGGCAGCGGCCGCGGCTGCGGCAGCGGCGGCGGAGCTGTATGGCCGCGCCGAGCCGCCTTTCGCGCCGCGCTCGGGGGACGCGCACTACGGGGCGGTGGCGGCCGCGGCGGCCGCCGCCCTGCACGGCTACGGAGCCGTGAACTTAAACCTGAACCTGGCGGCAGCGGCCgcggcagcagcggcggcggccgcAGCCACAGGACCGGGACCCCACCTGCAACACCACGCGCCGCCCCCGGCGCCAGCGCAACAGCCCCCCCACCTCCCGGGGGCGGCCGGGGCCTTCCTGCGCTACATGCGGCAGCCAATCAAGCAGGAGCTGATCTGCAAGTGGATCGACCCCGAGGAGCTggccgggccgccgccgccgccgccgccgccgccgccgcccccggccGGCGGCTCCAAGCCCTGTTCCAAAACTTTCGGGACCATGCACGAGCTGGTGAACCACGTCACCGTGGAGCACGTGGGCGGCCCCGAGCAGAGCAGTCACGTCTGCTTCTGGGAGGACTGTCCGCGCGAGGGCAAGCCCTTCAAGGCCAAATACAAGCTCATCAACCACATCCGCGTGCACACCGGCGAGAagcccttcccctgccccttcccGGGCTGCGGCAAGGTCTTCGCGCGCTCCGAGAACCTCAAGATACACAAGCGCACTCATACAGGTGGGTGTCTGtccccggccgccgccgccgccgcttctGCCGCcgctttctcttcctccttcgtCTCCTGCTCgccttcatgtttttgttttcccctccTTCCGCTGCTTCTCTTCGCATCTGTATAACCCGGACATGTGACttcttgtttttctctccctcccccccccttttttttctatgaataaGTAATTCGatagcacacacacaggccccCGCGCTCCGTTCCTACGCGCTCGAGTCTCCAGCGCTCCCCGCAGCCCCCTCCGCCGGGACCGGCCACGCGctccagccgccgccgccgccgccgccccggaGCAgaagccgccgccgccgccagaaCAGGAAGGCGTCCAGGACGGTCGGCAGCCCCTATCCGCCCGGCTCCAGAAACTTGGGGAGGGCGATGGGGAAGGAGCGCCG from Bubalus bubalis isolate 160015118507 breed Murrah chromosome 13, NDDB_SH_1, whole genome shotgun sequence encodes:
- the ZIC5 gene encoding zinc finger protein ZIC 5 — its product is MFLRAGRGGKKVPPGRVRGSDCVALMEPPLSKRNPPAPRLADPAAARAWPLQNMTGFPALASAPAHSRVRAAAAHLRLRDPVADPGVVRAPLRPEHMAQASAPGPRPPSQALPAPSESPAANARAAASAVHPGARTAPGVGGARGGPSPAPPPPAPPPPPPSPPPPPPPPPPPTPPPPALSGYTTTNSGGGGSSGKGHSRDFVLRRDLSATAPAAAMHGAPLGGEPRSGPGSPQHPAPPPASGGMFISASGTYAGPDGGGGGGGGPALFPSLHEPPGGPGGHPHPLNGQMRLGLAAAAAAAAAAELYGRAEPPFAPRSGDAHYGAVAAAAAAALHGYGAVNLNLNLAAAAAAAAAAAAATGPGPHLQHHAPPPAPAQQPPHLPGAAGAFLRYMRQPIKQELICKWIDPEELAGPPPPPPPPPPPPAGGSKPCSKTFGTMHELVNHVTVEHVGGPEQSSHVCFWEDCPREGKPFKAKYKLINHIRVHTGEKPFPCPFPGCGKVFARSENLKIHKRTHTGEKPFKCEFDGCDRKFANSSDRKKHSHVHTSDKPYYCKVRGCDKSYTHPSSLRKHMKIHCKSPPPSPGALGYSSVGTPVGAPLSPVLDPTRSRSSTLSPQVTNLNEWYVCQAGGAPSHLHAPSSNGTTSESDDEDMYANPEVVRTIH